In Aquiflexum balticum DSM 16537, a single genomic region encodes these proteins:
- a CDS encoding aldehyde dehydrogenase family protein: protein MTLEDRIEAFVRLGERFESFFQNDFSELAIQVENNNPWFTPENTKSAIQALRANLTKEKLEKWIEPYDLQNIKNPKSIGILMAGNIPAVGFDDLLCVLMAGHQACVKLSSSDQVLMRWIIDQIIAIEPRFDKFISIEEMLKSKTAYIATGSDNSARYFDYYFGKYPHIIRKNRTSVGILDGSEKNEDFRRLAEDVFQYFGLGCRNVSKIYIKDKGQLIGFLDAIADFKHIANHYKYFNNYEYNKSIYLVNKDDHLDNGFLLLKESDLMVSPIAVLFYEIYDERAGLDRLLSENKEKIQCIVSNHGWYPGTIDFGNAQCPSLGDYADGVDTLSFLSGLD from the coding sequence ATGACGCTTGAGGACAGAATAGAGGCATTTGTCAGATTGGGAGAAAGATTCGAAAGTTTTTTTCAGAATGATTTTTCTGAATTGGCCATCCAAGTTGAAAATAACAATCCATGGTTTACTCCTGAAAACACGAAAAGTGCCATCCAGGCTTTGAGGGCTAATCTCACCAAAGAAAAACTGGAAAAATGGATTGAACCTTATGATCTGCAAAATATCAAAAACCCCAAAAGCATCGGCATTTTAATGGCAGGAAATATTCCTGCTGTTGGATTTGATGACTTGCTGTGTGTATTGATGGCGGGACATCAGGCATGTGTCAAGTTGAGCAGTTCAGATCAGGTATTGATGAGATGGATCATTGACCAAATTATTGCTATTGAGCCAAGATTTGATAAGTTTATTTCCATCGAAGAAATGCTGAAATCCAAAACTGCCTATATAGCTACAGGAAGTGATAATTCGGCAAGGTATTTTGATTATTACTTTGGAAAATATCCGCATATTATCAGAAAGAACAGGACCTCTGTGGGTATTCTGGATGGAAGCGAAAAAAATGAGGATTTTCGAAGGTTGGCTGAAGATGTATTTCAATATTTCGGACTTGGCTGTAGGAATGTGTCAAAAATTTACATTAAAGATAAAGGTCAGCTGATTGGTTTTCTTGATGCGATAGCAGATTTTAAGCATATAGCCAATCACTATAAATATTTTAATAACTATGAGTACAATAAATCCATTTATCTGGTCAATAAGGATGATCATTTGGATAATGGCTTCCTCCTTTTAAAGGAAAGTGACTTAATGGTTTCTCCGATTGCTGTTTTGTTTTATGAGATTTATGATGAACGTGCCGGATTAGATCGGCTCCTATCAGAGAATAAAGAAAAAATTCAATGTATTGTCAGTAACCATGGGTGGTACCCCGGAACCATTGATTTTGGAAATGCCCAATGCCCTTCGTTGGGGGATTATGCAGATGGGGTGGATACTTTGTCGTTTTTGTCTGGTTTAGATTGA
- a CDS encoding 4Fe-4S binding protein: MAIMITDECINCGACEPECPNTAIYEGGIEWTWAGGTKLKEVTLPDGTVVDGNEKQEPRSDEFYYIVTEKCTECTGFHEEPQCAAVCPVDCCVDDPEHRETEDELMSKKLFMHGE, encoded by the coding sequence ATGGCAATAATGATAACTGACGAATGCATCAACTGCGGTGCATGCGAACCTGAATGTCCCAACACTGCTATTTATGAAGGCGGCATTGAGTGGACCTGGGCGGGTGGAACCAAATTAAAAGAAGTAACACTCCCTGATGGTACCGTCGTAGATGGAAATGAAAAGCAAGAACCGAGATCTGACGAGTTTTACTACATAGTCACAGAAAAATGTACAGAATGCACCGGATTTCACGAAGAACCGCAATGTGCGGCCGTTTGTCCTGTGGATTGCTGTGTGGATGATCCTGAACATAGGGAAACAGAAGATGAATTGATGTCAAAGAAATTATTCATGCATGGAGAGTAA
- a CDS encoding DUF3276 family protein, which translates to MEDYRGNDREEIFSKRVKAGKRTYFFDVKATKSNDYYLTITESKRRLKDDSFVFEKHKIFLYKEDFGKFIEALQEAVDHVKTDLLPDFDFSQFDNDDSQSEFDDELKWE; encoded by the coding sequence GTGGAAGACTATAGAGGAAATGACAGAGAAGAGATCTTCTCAAAAAGAGTAAAGGCTGGAAAGAGAACTTACTTTTTTGACGTGAAAGCCACAAAATCCAATGATTATTATTTAACTATCACAGAAAGTAAAAGGCGCTTAAAAGATGACTCCTTTGTATTTGAAAAGCATAAAATTTTCCTATACAAAGAAGATTTCGGAAAATTTATTGAGGCTTTGCAGGAAGCCGTGGACCATGTGAAGACAGATCTTTTGCCCGATTTTGATTTCTCTCAATTTGATAACGATGATTCGCAAAGTGAGTTTGACGATGAATTGAAATGGGAGTAA
- a CDS encoding AI-2E family transporter: MKRPVLYLIIAILVFFLLGWYFSNITQYFIFSLVIAAILRPLTNRINSVHLMGQHVPRWLSILLSFALVINVIFLISLLFVPLISAQIQMISSYDLDYIYERIQNPIGRIEDLLIQFEIIKSEPGFLIMQVRENLVAGFGKVNFQGLINTIINTTSSFLVAVMAVSFITFFLLLENGMLRKNIMNLIPNAYFELAVSTFNKVEKLLSNYLVGLLIQITCIFSLAAIGLTLMDIDYALTIAMFAAVANLIPYAGPILGTAFGVIVGLSTGNFDQSNEITLMIFKILSVFAMVQVTDNVILQPLIFSKSVKAHPLEIFVVIFAGAKIAGILGMIFAIPVYTIFRVSFMEFYIGYKEYKIFKI; the protein is encoded by the coding sequence ATGAAAAGGCCGGTCTTATACCTCATTATTGCAATTCTTGTTTTTTTCCTATTAGGCTGGTATTTTTCGAACATTACGCAATATTTTATTTTTTCTTTGGTGATTGCGGCCATTTTGAGACCGCTTACCAACAGAATCAATTCTGTACACCTGATGGGCCAACACGTTCCGCGATGGTTGTCGATTCTGTTGTCCTTTGCTTTGGTAATCAATGTAATATTCCTGATCAGCCTGCTTTTTGTGCCGCTTATCAGCGCTCAGATTCAAATGATTTCTTCTTATGATCTGGATTACATTTATGAAAGGATCCAAAATCCAATTGGGCGGATTGAAGATTTACTTATTCAATTTGAAATAATTAAAAGTGAGCCGGGTTTTTTGATTATGCAGGTGCGGGAGAATCTTGTGGCCGGCTTCGGGAAGGTCAATTTTCAGGGTTTGATCAATACCATCATCAATACTACAAGTTCCTTCCTGGTCGCCGTCATGGCGGTAAGCTTCATCACCTTTTTTCTTTTGCTGGAAAACGGTATGTTGAGAAAAAACATCATGAATCTGATTCCCAACGCCTATTTTGAACTGGCGGTTTCGACTTTCAACAAAGTGGAGAAATTGCTTTCCAATTACCTTGTGGGCCTTTTGATTCAGATTACCTGTATTTTTTCATTGGCTGCGATTGGTCTTACCCTGATGGATATTGACTATGCGCTCACTATTGCCATGTTTGCAGCAGTGGCCAATCTTATACCCTACGCAGGTCCTATTTTGGGAACTGCCTTTGGGGTGATTGTCGGATTATCTACCGGCAATTTTGATCAATCAAATGAAATCACCCTGATGATTTTTAAGATTCTGTCCGTATTTGCCATGGTACAGGTTACTGACAATGTTATTTTACAGCCATTGATTTTTTCTAAATCTGTAAAAGCACATCCGCTTGAAATTTTTGTTGTTATCTTTGCCGGAGCAAAAATCGCCGGTATACTGGGGATGATATTTGCAATCCCTGTTTACACCATATTTAGGGTTTCTTTCATGGAATTCTATATCGGGTATAAAGAATATAAAATCTTTAAAATCTAA
- the ychF gene encoding redox-regulated ATPase YchF, giving the protein MALQCGIVGLPNVGKSTLFNAISSARAEAANFPFCTIEPNVGVVTVPDKRLNILEVLVKPNRVVPTVIEFVDIAGLVKGASKGEGLGNKFLANIREVDAIIHVIRCFEDENIVHVAGGVDPIFDKEVIDTELQLKDLESVEKKIARIEKIAKSGDAKAKKELEVLNQFKKGLQEGKNARALEIEKEDLEAVRDLHLLTIKPVLYVANVDENSIIDGNKFVEQLKENVKEENADVIVLCAAIESQIAELDEPEEKELFLSEYGLDESGLNKLISAAYKLLDLITYFTAGVQEVRAWTIKKGWKAPQAAGVIHTDFERGFIKAEVIKLSDYETYKSEATCRDNGKIAIEGKEYVVQDGDIMHFRFNV; this is encoded by the coding sequence ATGGCTTTACAATGTGGTATCGTTGGACTCCCCAACGTTGGAAAATCTACTTTATTCAATGCAATTTCAAGTGCCCGGGCCGAGGCGGCAAACTTTCCTTTCTGTACAATTGAACCCAATGTCGGAGTGGTGACAGTCCCGGACAAGAGACTCAATATTTTGGAAGTGCTGGTCAAACCCAATAGAGTGGTGCCCACAGTAATAGAATTTGTGGATATTGCCGGTCTGGTTAAAGGGGCAAGCAAAGGTGAAGGCCTGGGAAATAAGTTTTTGGCAAACATCCGGGAAGTGGATGCCATCATACATGTGATCAGGTGTTTTGAGGATGAAAATATCGTTCACGTGGCAGGCGGAGTTGACCCGATTTTTGATAAAGAAGTCATTGATACAGAACTTCAGCTGAAGGATCTGGAATCCGTCGAGAAAAAGATTGCACGGATAGAAAAAATAGCCAAGTCAGGAGACGCCAAAGCAAAAAAAGAGTTGGAGGTCCTTAACCAGTTCAAGAAAGGACTTCAGGAGGGCAAAAATGCCCGCGCTTTGGAAATCGAAAAAGAGGATCTTGAAGCAGTCAGAGACCTGCATTTATTGACTATCAAACCTGTCCTGTATGTAGCCAATGTAGATGAGAACAGTATCATTGACGGCAACAAATTTGTCGAACAACTCAAAGAAAATGTGAAGGAAGAGAATGCCGATGTAATAGTACTCTGTGCGGCAATCGAATCTCAAATCGCGGAATTGGATGAACCTGAAGAAAAAGAATTGTTTCTTTCCGAATATGGATTAGATGAAAGCGGATTGAATAAATTAATTTCAGCTGCTTATAAATTATTGGATCTGATCACTTATTTCACTGCCGGCGTTCAGGAAGTGCGGGCTTGGACCATTAAAAAAGGATGGAAGGCTCCACAGGCTGCCGGAGTGATTCATACTGACTTTGAAAGGGGATTTATCAAAGCTGAAGTAATAAAACTTTCTGATTATGAAACCTATAAATCGGAAGCTACGTGTAGAGATAACGGCAAAATCGCCATTGAAGGGAAGGAATATGTAGTTCAAGATGGTGACATCATGCATTTTAGATTCAATGTTTGA
- the cas6 gene encoding CRISPR-associated endoribonuclease Cas6, which yields MRIRLIFSLKNKGAYLPFHHQYILAQFLKGLIVKGGKEEFFNYNYFNFSGLKGQTKISRSGLHYYSSLVTLVLSSPNEEFMDYLLEQVFETPKIELGNLILSPEYTEQETEPTLETSNKFVCISPLVLLTPAFNDESGKRFINPDTDEFSDLLYESTLTRMERSGWYSQEQMESFYKFQVVPDMNYVNKLREQQKKFARIYSVYDMDVKYEVRGYTLPFTLYAAPEVQDFVFKCGLGAFTHKGFGMLDLANHAVNQRTEPYKFKREGFIPYKAHDKSKPSDLEEGKEEI from the coding sequence GTGAGAATTAGATTAATATTTTCGTTAAAAAACAAAGGAGCTTATTTGCCTTTTCATCATCAGTACATTCTGGCTCAATTCCTGAAAGGTTTGATTGTGAAAGGTGGTAAGGAAGAGTTTTTCAACTACAATTACTTCAATTTCTCTGGTCTGAAAGGTCAGACCAAAATTAGTAGAAGTGGACTTCACTACTACTCCAGCCTAGTTACTCTAGTACTTTCATCACCCAATGAAGAGTTTATGGATTATTTGCTGGAACAGGTATTTGAAACTCCGAAAATTGAGTTGGGAAATCTAATCCTATCACCCGAGTACACCGAACAGGAAACAGAACCTACCTTGGAGACATCAAACAAATTTGTTTGTATTTCCCCATTGGTACTGTTGACCCCTGCCTTCAATGATGAGTCAGGTAAAAGATTTATCAATCCGGATACAGATGAATTTTCTGATCTGTTGTATGAATCTACACTGACCAGAATGGAAAGATCAGGCTGGTATTCACAGGAACAAATGGAATCTTTCTACAAGTTCCAAGTGGTACCGGATATGAATTATGTAAATAAGTTGAGAGAGCAGCAAAAGAAATTTGCCAGAATCTACTCCGTTTATGACATGGATGTCAAGTATGAAGTAAGAGGATACACCCTTCCTTTTACACTTTATGCTGCTCCAGAAGTTCAGGACTTCGTGTTCAAATGTGGTCTGGGTGCTTTCACGCACAAAGGATTCGGTATGCTTGATTTAGCAAACCATGCAGTCAATCAGAGAACAGAACCTTACAAATTCAAAAGAGAAGGTTTTATTCCCTACAAAGCACATGATAAATCGAAACCTTCTGATTTAGAGGAAGGAAAAGAGGAAATTTAA
- a CDS encoding 3-keto-disaccharide hydrolase, translated as MINRTLICLAALLYFGFGTTFAQEIPDTEFTPLFNGKNLDGWVGNKSAYRVENGTITIDPKGGGGGNLFTEKEYSNFILRFEFLLTPGANNGLGIHAPLEGDAAYVGKELQILDNEAEKYANLEDYQFHGSVYGVLPAKRGYLKAPGEWNQQEVIVEHPKIKVILNGTVILEGDYLEASKNGTMDQKNHPGLQRSSGHIGFLGHGDVLQFRNIRIKELPLTNKNPGFKTGI; from the coding sequence ATGATAAACAGAACATTAATTTGCCTCGCTGCATTACTATACTTTGGCTTTGGTACCACCTTCGCTCAGGAAATCCCCGACACTGAGTTTACCCCGCTTTTCAACGGGAAAAACCTGGATGGGTGGGTAGGGAATAAATCAGCATATCGAGTTGAAAACGGGACGATTACGATCGACCCAAAAGGTGGTGGCGGTGGGAATCTTTTCACAGAAAAAGAGTATAGCAATTTTATATTACGGTTTGAGTTTCTCTTGACGCCAGGTGCCAACAATGGTCTTGGCATTCATGCGCCTTTGGAAGGGGATGCCGCTTATGTAGGCAAAGAGCTCCAGATTTTGGACAATGAAGCGGAGAAATATGCCAATCTTGAGGACTACCAATTCCACGGTTCAGTCTATGGCGTCTTGCCTGCCAAGCGTGGCTATTTGAAAGCCCCAGGGGAATGGAATCAGCAGGAGGTCATTGTCGAGCATCCGAAGATCAAGGTGATTCTCAATGGGACTGTCATTCTGGAAGGGGATTACCTGGAAGCAAGCAAAAACGGAACAATGGATCAAAAGAACCATCCAGGACTTCAGCGCAGCAGTGGGCATATTGGTTTTTTGGGACATGGGGATGTCCTCCAGTTCCGCAATATCCGAATCAAAGAATTACCCCTGACAAACAAAAATCCCGGCTTTAAAACCGGGATTTAA
- a CDS encoding SDR family oxidoreductase encodes MQNVAENEQISEKEVAENFFKNVRTSSLIHRFTSTEEIANTIAYLCSPLASATNGAATKLEGGSVAGIL; translated from the coding sequence TTGCAGAACGTAGCGGAAAATGAGCAGATCAGTGAAAAGGAAGTGGCTGAAAATTTCTTCAAAAACGTGCGCACCAGCTCCTTAATTCATCGCTTTACCAGTACCGAAGAGATTGCCAATACCATTGCCTACCTTTGCAGTCCATTGGCATCTGCGACCAATGGAGCGGCCACCAAACTGGAAGGCGGATCAGTTGCGGGGATATTGTGA
- a CDS encoding IS110 family RNA-guided transposase, with the protein MLKYSVGLDVSSKSINGCLSSIDKGQKVTVKSTQTFPNSKTGFKSMDSWIKKNRKDENVPLVICMEATGNYHETCALYLFEKGYSVSVVLPTKAKNYLRSLGNKSKNDTIDARGLAQMGAEQCLSPWSPFGRFFYELRSLTRHHQSLQEQKTASRNQLHAIKNGMYSSKAVEKQLENMIKLIDKQLEQLESTIKNHLQSKAEVWGKVGNICSIKGVGILTAAIVLAETNGFELFENNKQLVSYCGYDVVENQSGKTNGKTRISKKGNSRIRRAMFMPAFQTITYQVKPFYNLFNRTFEKHGLKMKSYVAVQKKILTTIYALWKNNMPFIEDYQPEISKEQELELPSPVSFEKAEKNSADQVGTTQGKHPSERSLYASSPVS; encoded by the coding sequence ATGTTAAAATATTCTGTCGGACTGGATGTTTCTAGTAAATCTATCAATGGCTGCTTATCTTCCATAGATAAAGGTCAAAAAGTAACGGTGAAATCCACCCAGACTTTCCCAAATTCAAAAACCGGTTTTAAATCGATGGATTCTTGGATCAAAAAAAACCGAAAGGATGAAAACGTCCCTTTGGTAATCTGTATGGAAGCTACGGGGAATTACCATGAAACCTGTGCTTTGTACCTGTTTGAAAAGGGCTATTCTGTATCTGTGGTTTTGCCTACCAAGGCGAAAAACTATCTTCGCTCACTTGGAAATAAATCTAAAAACGACACGATCGATGCCCGGGGATTGGCTCAGATGGGAGCCGAGCAATGCCTGTCTCCCTGGTCGCCGTTTGGCAGGTTTTTCTATGAACTCCGTTCCCTGACCAGGCATCACCAGAGCCTGCAGGAACAAAAGACAGCTTCAAGAAATCAGCTCCATGCCATTAAAAACGGCATGTATTCTTCCAAGGCAGTTGAAAAGCAGTTGGAAAACATGATCAAACTGATCGATAAACAGCTAGAACAGCTTGAATCCACAATCAAAAACCACCTCCAATCCAAGGCAGAAGTATGGGGCAAGGTCGGGAATATCTGTTCGATCAAAGGAGTGGGTATCCTTACAGCGGCAATAGTTTTGGCCGAAACCAACGGCTTTGAACTTTTTGAAAACAACAAACAGCTGGTAAGCTATTGCGGATATGATGTCGTCGAAAACCAATCCGGAAAAACCAACGGAAAAACCAGGATCTCAAAAAAAGGAAACTCAAGGATAAGGCGCGCGATGTTCATGCCGGCATTCCAGACAATAACCTATCAGGTCAAACCTTTCTACAACTTATTCAACCGCACTTTCGAAAAGCATGGCTTGAAAATGAAAAGCTATGTGGCTGTCCAAAAGAAAATCCTAACTACCATCTATGCATTATGGAAAAACAATATGCCGTTTATTGAGGATTATCAACCCGAAATATCCAAAGAACAGGAGCTGGAGCTTCCCTCTCCGGTCAGCTTTGAAAAAGCTGAAAAAAATAGTGCCGATCAAGTCGGCACTACACAAGGTAAACATCCAAGTGAACGATCACTGTATGCTTCCTCTCCGGTATCGTAA
- the fic gene encoding protein adenylyltransferase Fic has protein sequence MKISIRFFNDQEVRAIWDDEHSQWRFSVLDIVGVLNEEPNYTKTRNYWKYLKAKLKKENSQLVSTTTQLKLTAADGKKYRTDTLNSSGVIELAKQFPNNKAMSFLDWFLYSDTSIDGQSKKKAYTLFENNLINEFEIGTTKGLLQIHAYLFGGLYDFAGQIREKSISKGGYQFVYAQNLKSKLKEIDVLPQTTLEEIILKYAEMNKAHPFMEGNGRSTRVWLDLMLKKYLKKCVDWSKIRKEDYMNAMIISTVDSSILKQLIETALTTKIHDREMFMKGIDYSYYYEE, from the coding sequence ATGAAAATATCCATCCGCTTTTTTAATGACCAAGAGGTTCGGGCTATTTGGGATGATGAACATTCCCAATGGAGATTTAGTGTGTTGGATATTGTTGGGGTTCTGAATGAAGAACCGAATTATACCAAAACCCGCAACTATTGGAAATACCTAAAAGCCAAGCTGAAGAAAGAAAACAGTCAGTTGGTTAGTACTACTACCCAACTCAAATTAACAGCTGCTGACGGTAAAAAATACAGAACAGATACCCTGAATAGCAGCGGGGTCATTGAATTGGCCAAACAATTTCCCAATAACAAGGCAATGTCATTTTTGGATTGGTTCCTTTACAGCGATACGAGCATTGACGGGCAAAGCAAAAAGAAAGCCTATACTCTTTTTGAAAATAATTTAATTAACGAATTTGAAATCGGTACCACCAAAGGGCTATTACAAATACACGCCTATCTATTTGGTGGTTTGTATGATTTTGCCGGTCAGATTAGAGAAAAGAGCATTTCAAAGGGAGGCTATCAATTTGTTTATGCCCAAAACTTAAAGAGCAAATTGAAAGAGATAGATGTCCTGCCACAAACCACACTGGAAGAGATCATTTTAAAGTATGCCGAAATGAACAAGGCACATCCCTTTATGGAAGGAAACGGCAGAAGTACAAGAGTATGGCTGGATTTGATGCTTAAAAAATATCTGAAAAAATGTGTGGACTGGAGTAAAATAAGAAAAGAGGATTATATGAACGCAATGATTATCAGTACAGTTGACAGCAGCATATTAAAGCAACTGATAGAAACCGCACTGACAACGAAAATTCATGACAGGGAAATGTTTATGAAAGGTATCGACTATTCCTACTACTATGAAGAATGA
- a CDS encoding M48 family metallopeptidase: MEEVKILQITSQLSIDVVRKDIKNMHLAVYPPTGRVRIAAPLRIDDEAVRLFAISKISWIRKHQRNFEAQDRQPPRQYKERESHYFLGKRYLLRIIEKEAPPKVVFKTKTFIDLYVRPNSTTEQRQIIINEWYRSELKKLIQPIIDKWEKKMGVTVDGWQVKQMKTKWGTCNIEKKRIWINLELAKKPAHCLEYIVVHEMIHLLERHHNDRFLSLMEKYMPQWKFYKEELNRLPVSHGEWTY; the protein is encoded by the coding sequence ATGGAGGAAGTTAAAATTCTACAAATCACTTCTCAGCTTTCTATTGATGTAGTTCGCAAAGACATAAAAAATATGCACTTGGCAGTTTATCCGCCTACGGGCAGGGTTCGCATTGCGGCACCATTGAGAATTGATGATGAAGCCGTTAGACTTTTCGCCATTTCAAAAATCAGTTGGATAAGAAAGCACCAAAGAAATTTTGAAGCCCAAGACCGTCAGCCACCAAGACAATATAAAGAACGTGAAAGCCACTACTTTCTTGGAAAACGATACTTATTGAGAATAATTGAAAAAGAAGCGCCACCCAAAGTGGTTTTTAAGACCAAAACATTTATTGACCTTTACGTCAGACCAAACAGCACCACCGAACAGCGACAAATTATCATAAATGAGTGGTATCGGTCAGAATTGAAAAAACTCATTCAACCCATCATCGACAAATGGGAAAAGAAAATGGGCGTTACTGTTGACGGCTGGCAAGTAAAACAAATGAAAACCAAATGGGGAACTTGCAACATTGAGAAAAAAAGAATTTGGATAAACTTAGAATTAGCTAAGAAACCTGCTCATTGCCTAGAATATATTGTTGTTCACGAAATGATACACTTATTAGAAAGACATCACAATGACCGTTTCTTAAGCTTAATGGAGAAGTATATGCCACAATGGAAGTTTTACAAAGAAGAATTAAACCGTTTGCCAGTAAGCCATGGTGAGTGGACATACTAA